The segment GACATAGCAAAGAGGCAGCTCCTTCTTTGCTTCCTCTCTTTCTCACCCTTTCTTCATTCATGTCACTGATGGAGACTAGACGTAGCAAAAATAGGTTAAAAGAGAGCAGAATGATGAGAAGAATATTTTGGTTCGCTCGTCGTTCGGAATGGCAGAATTGCCTTGACGACACAATATATACTTTCACACTCTGACtgctctctctctccctttacAATTTCATGTATGTTTCTGCGTGTTCCCAGACAGATTTCTAAGCTAATGTAATCtttctttgtctctttttcttAGAGATTAGACGCTTCATAACATGGTAAGGCTATCAAGTTCAAGTCAGGTAACCAAACCATTGTCTCACTGATCTTTTATGACTTTGTACAGGTAAGCTACGGGGAGAGTTGCAATTTTAAGCATGACCAGTTATTTGACACTGATACAAAATTTGGTCCAAATCATGTTCGGATTAACccaaaattgaatcaaatttgatttgaattgatctgaatattttgtttttgttttataccCCAAAATAACTCAAATATAGTTTACTTGTTTTCATACGTTCATAAAGTTCGTTTGTGTGTTCTTAGtaccataaatttaaactatttatgTCTGCTATATAATTTCtaggaaattataataaatgaccAAATTACTCCTCTATCCAACAAAAAAGCCCAATTTCACTATTTCTAAGGAAAAATATCCAAATTCCCTATTCCTAAACAAAAAcgtccttatttttttttaaataccaaacttacccttcatcacatttatataaactctctcactcactctcattacatacatttcttatatcacttaaatactcactttcactctcatttttacttaatatcaattactacgcgttcattcaaaaagaagaaattcgtatttctgcattcaaattgaaaaaaattaattcgtgaaaactacattgaaaataacatgttatgaataaatagatatattgaaatatcctagaatgtcaataataaaaaaattactcgaaaatctaaaaaaacatatatgaatttcgaaaactacacgttcaaatagcttatgaacgagaaaaccaaaaaatcgatcaaaaatttcgtaattacattgtaaaatgtgtctaaaaaaacacatcataattacaaatatcaaatttgaaaattacatataaaaaagtctaccccggtcacaaacaaactcaaaatcataaaaaccgaaaatcttaaatttgataaaacaaaaaaactatataatacacattaaaacagttttattttgacCTCCAAATTTGGCACAACCGACGAAGCAGTTGtcattatagagctcgaaacgagctttaCATTAATATATTACAGGCCCGTAACTCCTCATGAATAAAAAGTTATGGTCATTCAAAGTTTGTCTCATATAGAccagttttaaaaaagttgatTCCCACCCAACCCACGATTTTCACGGACTGCCCCacggttcagtgtaaaatttcccaTGGACTCCCGTGGATCTCCCCTTCgccctccccctaaaattttgaaaatgttaaatttccCACCCCCCCAATCCCACGGGCACTTGTGGGAGATTACGCAGCGCCAGTAAATCTAACCCATTTTCCAgtcaaaaatcgtcatttcaacccctaatttcaacaaaaatcaaatctacacatctaataacacaaaaccccttaagaaattcaagtaaaacaaccaagaattaaaatattttatgcattgttcaaaataggaaccctaaacattcaaacctcaaaatctccctcaaatctcaataatcctaataataaattgattcaaataaaaagtaGGATGAtatactatttttatttgtcattttcagttgccaaaaaaatacataaaatcaacgaataaaaacaaaacctgATGCGCCCGCGGGAAGCCCaaattttgctttgattttgaataGTAAATCCATAGAAAATGTGGGATTTATATACaagggcagtttggtcatttcccaaattgagggcatttttgcttaaaccttaaGAGTTTTGGCCAATTTTGCTTAACACCCTCTAATTTTGAccattcattataattttccaaaatttctttATAGTTAACTTCTAAATATGCATGCTTAttagttaatataatatttaattttttttacttaatttacACGGATAcattaatatgtttaaataattttattattcttataggataaaaattctaaattaaccGGAATTGTAAAATTCTTCtacaataaaacaattttgttttgataaaatgtGTCATTCTGTACCGTATTGTTTTGTTTCTTATCAAATAGGTAGTGTTTGACATAATATAACCTGATACAAAGTTCAGATCAATtctaattaattcaaatcagattaaaattaaaatattttaatacatctCTAACCTAAAACTTGAATTGACATAACAAATACAATCCAATAACACATACAATCCGACCTTATACAAATACAATCCCATAATATGAACAGCTAGGTTTAGGTTTAGCGTTAGAACCGGGGTTACCTTTGTTTGCTTCacatttcaaacaaaatcaattgcACAAAAAGAGATCTCAAACATCACATTAATGGTGACACCCAAGTTTTGAGCAGTCAATAAAACCTCGAAGAAGgtatttacccaaaaaaataaaaaaataaaacttcgAAGAAAGACTAATTGCATAGCAAAAAGAGCAAGAAACAGAAGCTTCAACTACATTTACAGCATGGGAAATTAAAACTTCACTCTTAAGACTCTTTACACAttcatgcatacatacatacacatttCTAGCTACATTGAAGAACCAAAAAACAGATGCTAAACTGAGGTACATCAATTTTAGAGAGGCTGATAATATGTAATAATACACGTCACCAACCTGGTAAGATTGTTGTGTTTCTATAGTTGAACTTACACGGTACGAGAAACTGTAGTTTTTCTATGATCAACTGTAGACTACCAAGCTTTTATTGCATACAGGTAAAGGAACAAAGTCTAGCAGTAGCTGGGAAATGATGGTTATGCAGAGCTGCTGAGAGATGAACCGCCTTGATTGAAAAGGAAGCGAACGACAACACAGGTAATATTATCCGCACTGCCTCTCTGATATGCCTCCAGCATCAACTTCTTTGCTGCCTCCTCAGGATCCTGGATTGGTTTAATCATTGCAACAGCTTCCTGCAGAAGCAACAGAGCAGAACATCAAAGTTAGAAGCAAGCAATATATCTATCATTTAAATTGTCTTGAAATCCTAAAAACAAGTTCAAAGACAAGGCAtgtcaatttgaatcaaactagttgagaaaaacaaatttaccAAATTAAGGATCATCAaagagggaaaatgagattatattaaaaagaaaaaaaattattgcgaACCTCATTTGTGACAACATCCCACAATCCATCACTTGCAAGGATAAGAAACTCGAGAGAACTGTCAATCTTTTCCTCCTGAACTTTCAGAGATGTCAGTGCTCAGTAgctaaatattttcaaacaaaacataggAGGAAACAGATACAGAAAAAATAACTAAAGCTAAGTGACATTTAAACACAAAACCAGGTCTAAAATAGGGGTTGAATATGCACCTGTGtgcacacacatatatatgtatgtattttttgTTTGGGTCGGATTGTAAGATTATTCTTCACATACAGGATCGAGAAAGCAACGTTATTCCGACAATGTTCAAATTAAGTTTCTACCTTTCAGAATTCTGTGTAGATCAACAACAGAGTCTTAAACCACTTTCCCCATCCTTGAACTTAAGATACATAATCCACAGACATTAAAGGTAACAATGACGGTTTTCTAATATTCAGGAAGTATTAATTTAAACCCTTATTTAATAAATAGGTAAAAACTTGACCATTTCAATATTCTtgatcatatattatgtaattaagaaTCAGACCTGAATTTCAGGATCAGCAACAACATACTGCTTCAAAAGCCTATCACCAAATGCACGAGAAACTGCAAGAACACCGCCCACTCTCCAAGTTCCTGTACACATAATTTCAGTCATAAATGCCAAATATTTATGTACTTAGTGGGTGGAGAGGAGGGATGTGGGTCAGAAAATAATATGACTCTTGGTTAAATGTACTAACCAGCCCACATCACAAATCCACCTGCATCCTCAATCCGCTGCCGTTCATCAGATTGGTCCGGCTTATGATCTCGAGATACAGCAATAGCTGCGCGAAATCACAATTTTCATGCAAGTAAATTATGTAGTAATTGAAGACTCTGGCAAAATGGCTATCAAGAAATTCTTtaccaaaattataaaacagCACAAAGtctgattttattgtttttatgattAGATAAACAAccattaaaagataaaataactaaTTAGTTGCAACAAGATATTCACACTTGATATAATAGATTTTTATAGGGAGACGTGGGTCAATACAAGTTTTGTAGATTTGAAAAAGGTAGGTATGGACAGAAGATTcctttttcatataaaaattgaaatgattaaCTACTGAGCTTATTcatcacataataataaatctacATATATACAAATGTTGCTGTGTGTATATATAGGTACGTATTCACttgcatacatacataaatcTACGTGCATATGCATTCAGGATACCtataaaaagaaacataataaaGACTTGCATACATACATAAACTACTGAGCTTATTCATCACATGATAATAAATCTACATATATACAAATGTTGCTGTGTGTATATATAGGTACGTATTCACttgcatacatacataaatcTACGTGCATATGCATTCAGGATACCtataaaaagaaacataataaaGACTAGCACATAGGACTCATAATTGATTTCAAAGCATTACGCAATGAGAAAGATGcactataaaagaaaaaacttaaatgCAAATCTGGAAAGAACTCTCCACTTTGAAACCCAACCTTGTGATAGTGACATGACAAATCAGAAGATTAACCTTCTTCAGAGCAAAAGGATCAGAACAAATCAAAGTTTCAGTGTCTTACCATTACCACCTCTGCATATAACAGCTCTGGAATCCCCGACATTTGCAACGAGTAACCGATCACCAACAAGGATGGCTGTGGAAGCAGTCGATCCAGCATCCCTATTCTGAGTATTTTCTGATTTCAGAAATTCCGAGTCCGTGTGGTTGTATGCATCGGCTGCAGGTATGAAGCAATTTTAGAAAGACAAGTAATCAGTTTGATGAATAAAAAAGTCATAACATCACATGAATAAGTGAGGAGTATGAAGTTACCAACCTATAGCAGATTTGGTATCAGATATAAACTTTGGGT is part of the Mangifera indica cultivar Alphonso chromosome 13, CATAS_Mindica_2.1, whole genome shotgun sequence genome and harbors:
- the LOC123194994 gene encoding probable protein phosphatase 2C 59, whose protein sequence is MGYLNSVLSSSSQSQVHAHDAPVTGGGHSQNGKFSYGYASSPGKRSSMEDFYETRIDGVEGEIVGLFGVFDGHGGARAAEYVKQNLFSNLIQHPKFISDTKSAIADAYNHTDSEFLKSENTQNRDAGSTASTAILVGDRLLVANVGDSRAVICRGGNAIAVSRDHKPDQSDERQRIEDAGGFVMWAGTWRVGGVLAVSRAFGDRLLKQYVVADPEIQEEKIDSSLEFLILASDGLWDVVTNEEAVAMIKPIQDPEEAAKKLMLEAYQRGSADNITCVVVRFLFNQGGSSLSSSA